The DNA region attaaaaagagaaataataccttacttcgtaagttttgaagatgaacaagcaaatgcctttggtttcaaacggttttgaagaatgcacacaGTAGcacaagcaaatgcacgaaacAAACAAACATTTGTGAACAAGAAgtttgatttctgggtttgtgaatgaaaatgaagatgaacacagtagaacaagcaaatgcacgaacggtttttcaatgggttcgtttgagagaacaaagcagTAATCGTTTTGTGaagggttttgtgaaaaaagaaactgATGATGGCgggttttcaattaaaattacaacggtcatttgctgcggttcaaaggaaaccggagcaattaggaaattttgaaggtttatttgctgcggttcaagcaAAATCGGAGCAATTAAGAAAATTGTGaagagctatttgctgcggttttgctttaaccacaacaattaatgtgtttttgaatgatatttgctgcggtcccttggttaaccgcagcaattaatgttttttttctagtacattttcctatttattgctgcgaatataaaaaaaccgcagcaaatgatgagcagcaaatacaatttttttccactagtgatatcgtgtgttattctttaaagtttagtTTCCgtacatacgttatagttttacATATTGACTTAAAACTATTCCAGAAAactgttttgaaaggtcactcaatctcttgagacaatcttccagacaaaaattttaaacggccATACTCtttattcaccccccctctaaagagtattcgacctcctatcaactttcaaattATACTATCATACTCGGTAAATTTGTGTATGATTATTAATGGGAATTGCTAAAGATCgccactctttttattttatcgccaaccctatatgaatgaaatgacgaaaatgcccctagacttaaaatttgttaaacacacttcaatctcacttaataacacttttatcactctaaaaacaTTAAACACACTTCAATTCCGAACACTTTTATCGtcaccctatatatattgaatttccgAGATCGCCCCTGCATAATATACGAACTCAAACACggtaacatctctctaaaaatGCTCTCTCAGTTAAAACAAGTTAAAAGTTGGAATTGATTTACAATGGCTAAccaaagcgactatgaatccgATTCGATACATACTTTAATCGATTCgaatggttatttaaaaaaaaaattggagtcGCAaaaaaacgtgcgactggaccacGGTTGAGTCgcaagttttgtgcgactcagccACGGTTTGGTCGCGTGCGactgaatttttatttatatatttattttatttctcttttttatttaaattactttttattttcttattatttaatatatgttgtaataaattattttattttataatttacattattattatttaaattatttaaatattttttattttttattttaattattctagtaacttataatttatgttgtagtaatttatttatattattttttattttattattattagaattattttattttatatacatttttaatttagttgaaattttaattattaaactaaattatatttttatttaatattgaatattttttattattaatgtttctttatataatattttattaacctaatctatgttttatttcatattttaaatttgcaggactttgaaaacttaggggactttgaaaacgtgcgactgagctGCGGCAGAGTCGCGCGCgactccttttttttattttttttgttattttttaaattaaattcgtTTAGAAATTACCTCGAATTATTGCTTGTGTtttgaatttcttagttttagctccacaaattttatgttttaatttagtgtttttagagtgataaaggtgttatttagtgaggttggagtatatataagaaattttaagtctaaGGGAAATATCgtcaatttattaaaataggGAAATATTgtcaatttattaaaataggGATGGTGATAAAATAGAAAGGGTTTAAGAATTGTGTAATTAATTTtggatattatatataattgacaTTTTATAGTGCTAAAGCAATGGAGAAGAGAATTAGTATTTTCTATAGGTGTTGAGAATACTAGAGTGAAAGAGAATGTCTTAAACCACTAAGTTAACCAACATTTCTTAGTATTTATTAGAGTTAAATTTAACTTATTAGAACTTATTTAAACTTATTAGACTTAGAAATAAGTctaataatatatttgtaatcTATGCTTAGGGTTGACCAATAATGCTAATTATcgacttttaattttttggacAAAGGAATTCACGTGCTATTATGACCATAATTCAATACTaacagagtatataatataatatgaacgttatttattaattattttaataaaacctAATGTTATACatactttatcaaatatttCACTATAAAATTAGAAACAAAAGTCAAATGAATTTGGCTAAGAAGAGTTTAATATAAGGAAAGGACATCATGTAGCAATTATTTATGACCAACGACtatttaaaaatcaattaatgttAAATGTGCACTATTGACCATTAAAgagaaaaatcaattttttttttaaatgtcttatttgccTTAGGATTATTATCCATCAATTAatgttaatttgtattttattcttaatttacgcgttaaaacatagttaaatgatattttgtttgattatctaaacataaggtttattaatatctatttttttataattttaaattatacacCATTATTGTTATGAAGTATTGAATTTATGCATTGACAAACGTACAAAAAGCAAATTAGACATTTGAAATTAGACAAAGGGAGCATTATGcatgaaaatttaattataaaatgataaatagtcTGAATTATTTTCACTATTCACAAGGTCAAAgacttttctttttatctttgtgataaaaatttaattctcaTCGATTATTGCCTACCACTTAAAGTTTCCATACCCAAATACGTTAAATTGtgaattgttttattttggttGCCTCAGTTTCTTGATGATGACAACAAATGTTATATGGAGATCAATTACACATTCGACATTCAAAAAGAGTGGCCATCCACTGCCTAAtcatgaatgaatgaattagGAAAAAAGGGAGGATATAGAATTAATATTTGAATAGGGagcaattttttatttaataaatgtttgcTATTACTCAAAAGCACTGccaattattttgtaaatgttttgttgttgttaaaatttgatttatgtAATTCTTATTCTAGTTAgccttttgttattatttatctctattttttattttattttatggaaTTTATGAGGAATTATCTGTATATTAAAACTAAGTATATTTTTATGCTTTATAGACATCTCATGAAATGAAATGTTTCTTTCTTAGATAGATTATCACATTCACCCATTTGGcacacatttatatttttttatagaaaagaaatgttattatcacaaaatttaattatgaataaaatacagtgaaaagaaaaagaaaatgccaCAAATTCAAGTAAAGCCAAAAAAGGCTCATTCCATCATACTCTACTTCTTCTACTGAAATGGTGGTCATGAAAATGAAGTAAAGCCCATTCCATCTtgttcaacaatttaaaaagccATAAAGGCTTCCCTACTAACAATATGTAGTACCCCCAAGCCAAACCAACTATTGTACCACTTCCAAATCCAATCACTACAACATCCCACATCGATAATTCTGTTTTTTCTTCCACattatcattgttcaaagattgcAAAACCGTATTGTTTTTGCATTCAAGTAATGGTGCTCCACACAATTCAAGATTTCCCTCGTACAAATTAGATGAGAAGGTATCAAAATTGTTACCACGGGGTATAGGCCCTTCCAGTTGATTATGTGAAACATTAAAAAACCCGAGAAATGTTAAACTAACAAGTTCTTGAGGGATTTCACCGATAAGCCTATTTGATGATAGGTCTAAACCATCCAACAATGATAAGTTCCCGATGGAGGAAGGGATGTTTCCGGTAAGGAGGTTATGCGAGAGATTAAGATTTCGAAGTGCTCGCAACATCCCTATAGAATTTGGAATCTCTCCTTCAAAGTGATTATTAGACATATCAAATGTTGACATAGAAGTAATTATCTTCTTATAATCCAGTTCCACCCCCTTTACTGTCATCTTGATGGAGAACATATAAACACCATCTCTACTATATTCTAAGTACCTTGGACTTCCTATAGTAGACATGTCGTCCATCATGGAACGAAATTGTTTCATGTACATGAATGGCAATTTACCACAAAAATTATTGTTTGAAATGTCGAGAATATGTAGATTTGAAAAAGGAAATGTTGCaattattgataaatttttgGTTATATCACCATGAAATTTATTAAACGATAGGCTAAGAACCTCTAAAGATGGAAGGCTACCTAACCAATAGGGGAATACatctttgaatttgttgttcCTCAAATTTAAGACTGTCAGGTTTCTACATTTAGATAAAGACCTAGGTATAGCTCCTTCTAACTGATTGTCAGTGAAATCAACATATTGCAATAAATCACAAGTAGAAAATGTTGATGGAATGGTGCCcttgaaattatttgattggaGATTCAGTACAGCTAATTGAGTACTAGTATTGCCCAAGCAATGAGGAACTTCTCCATTAAACTTGTTATAAGATAAATCAAGGATTTCAAGATAAACCAAGTTGCAGATAGACGAGTTTTTAAAATTCGTGATATTGTATCCTGGAATGCATgacaaatataaaagaatttagaGAAACTTGTATCTTCATATAATAATGTATAAATACATcataataatgtataaatacatcataataataataataacaattctGTATTAGTAGTAGATAATATACTTGCTCAAAACATTTGATGGCTAAAGCTACATATTACTAGATATTTAGTACAAGTCTACTCAATATGGAGAAAAATATTTATGgaaactaaaagcttaagctaaaaTAGTGAAGCTCAATAGTGGTAGATTTAAACGAAATTGTGTATGAAAATGCTCAAATCATTATTTCCTTCATTTGGGAACAAAATAGTTGTCTAGAAGATTAtgctataaattttattatacttttttcCAGGAGAGGTATTTAGATTACAAGAGTAAATATAGTAATAAcacatattattttcaaaactaATGTTAATATTCTATTAGAAATAAAGGATAGAtgagatttgaacccgtgaCTTTATGTCTCATTGGTATTGGCGCCGAATATCATATAGAGTAACCAAATCAACAAAACTTTTAtatatcatattaaaataagTACACTTACCCAAAAGATTTTAAACTTCATATTACAAGTCCACTAAAACGACCCAACTCAACTTTTACTAAAAATTTTCCACAACTTTATTGGATTATCATCCAAGTTAGAAAACTATTACTGAATTTTTTTCCACAACTTTATTGGAGAACATCCATGTTATGAATTATATGATGTGAGTGCATATTTGATGAGTGCATTTATGTATgacttttgaattttaaattcaatGGGTATGATAATGTGGGAGATTAAGTTGTTAACTTAATGATTGTTgtgtttaagtgtgatttattgtggaagagtattcatgggaattattggttttagtgatgattaatgaagaagtgcaaagggttTTTGGTAGATGCTTGCTCGAACAGAATTCTGTCAGAGGATGCtatttttcgacctttcaagttcttgaagctgtttcatatcattcattatccaatattaatcttgtattcTGAGCAATTGACATTAATGTacttagtactatatatagagctctcatactcactcaaACACACataaaacacaacccctaagccaaacacatagccttttgctttttatctcttacacaattgtaatacttcatttgtaagagtattttatactccattgatataatataaacagaaactacacacgatggaggacgtagccatcattgggtgaacctccttaaatctttgtgtctctttgcttagtttacattatcaaacattatttttttcattgttgtttgtatcgttcaTCTAAGTTATTAACATCGTAACGATCTTGGCAAACTTTTCAATCCACGTTAGTAAACTTTACTTGTAGAAGCCGACCATCATCCACATTTAGAAATCTTTTGGTACATATTGGTTCTGGCCACAAACCATTAAAACTATTACTCTCTATATCCCTATTAATTTgactcattttctattttaatttgttccaATAATTTTGTGCGATACTATTTTGGGATATGACCTGACCACCTTAACACATCTTTATCTTCTATTTTTTCTCTCTTGTTTCCTGAATTAACTTactaaaagacaaaaaaaactaGCCTACCCAATTCAAATCATTAAACTCCGGGTCATCCCCCAAAATGCAATAATAGAAAGACATAGATGCACTtcgtatgttatatatatatatatatatatatatatatatatatatatatatatatatatatatatatatatatatatatatatatatatatatatatatatatatatatatatatatacatacatatatatatatatatatacatacatatatatatatatatatatatacatatatatatatatatatatatatacatatatatatatatatatatacatatatatatatatatatatacatatatatatatatatatacatatatatatatatatatatatagagagagagagagagagaatatAAAAAATGAAACTAATGAAGTGTGAAGAAATTTTTTGATTACAAGATAGATCGAGGAAGGGAGGGTTAGGTGAGATTCAATCCCATAAAATTGCCTGGGAAAAACTATATTTGTTCTAATTGAGATAAGATACAAATTTCAGTATATAAAAGTTATTAATGAGTTATCCAACTCGAATTAATATGACAATTACGTAAGGTATATAAAACCTATAATCCATAAATTAAGCCTAACAATAGTcctatatatatttactttgcTTAATTATTGCTAACATTATTCCAATCAAATATTTACATACgatttaattcttaataataTTTCTTCCCTAACATCCTCTTCAAGTTGTAGCATGAAGTTTACAAATGTCTAATTTGTGAAGGAAAAACATAAACTACTTTGGCCTAAAGCCTTAGTAAAAATATCCACTAGTTGTATATGAGTAAACACATAAGTAGGATGAATGGTACCAACAAGGATTGCATCACGTAAAAAGTGGCAACTAACTTCAATGTGTTTGGTACATTCATGGAACACCGAATTCTGAGCAAGCTACAATGCCAACTGActattacaaatttacaatgtaTCCTCGATCATTGAGCGATATTCAACTTCAGCGGCCAAGTGTGAAATTCTTTCTCTTaatcaacaagaaaataaaGGCACAAATAACAATATCGTTATGGTTCTTTGGTTGCTTAATCTTTTTCTTGAATTTGGATTATTAAAATTTGTAGATGAATAGTGAAACGAGAAATAAAATGGCAAACtctgaagaacaaaaaaaaagtctGTTATTTATCCATGGCATTGTGTGATCATTTCTGGGTAAAGACTACAATTACTTTTAACAGTTGAAAATTGTGatgttttggaaaatttttaatcattttattagAATTAATGTACGATTAATTGGAAAAAAGGAAAGATTAAATGAGACTGAGAGAaaagtaggaaaataataatctaacattttattttctttttccaaCTTGAAAATGACGATTAAATTTAATGGTGACTTAAGTTATTGGCCCTTTTTAAGATTGGGCCCTAGGCGGCAGCACTCCTCGCTTACACCCACGGTCGGGGTTGTGTTATTGTAAATATAGTAAaagctgaaaattaatttattgatcAAACTCGGAAAAACGAAATCAACTAACTTAACAATGCAGTGGAATGACATTTTATGCTTTATAGACATATCATGAAATGAAATGTTTCTTTCTTAGATAGATTATCACATTCACCCATTTGgcacacatttatatatatttatggaaaagaaatgttattatcacaaaatataattatgaataaAGTACagtgaaaagaaaaaggaaatgcTACAAATTCAAGTAAAGCCCAAAAAGGCCCATTCCATCATACTCTACTTCTTGCTACAAATGAAATGTTTCTCAGATAGATGATcacttttagttctttgttcttCTTGTTCTACTTATTCTACTGAAATGGTGGTCATGAAAATCAAGTAAAGCCCATTCCATCTtgttcaacaatttaaaaagccAAATAGGCTTCCCCACTGACAATATGTAGTACCCCCAAGCCAAACCAACTATTGTACCACTTCCAAATCCAATCACTACAACTTCCCACATCGATAATTCTGTTTTTTCTTCCACattatcattgttcaaagattgcACAACAGTATTGTTTTTGCATTCAAGTAATGGTGCTCCACACAATTCAAGATTTCCCTCGTACGAATCAGATGAGAAGGTATCAAAATTGTTACCACGGGGTATAGGCCCTTCCAGTTGATTATATGAAACATTAAAAACCTCGAGAAATGTTAAACTAACAAGTTCTTGAGGGATTTCACCGATAAGCCTATTTGATGATAGGTCTAAACCATCCAACAATGATAAGTTCCCGATGGATGGAGGGATGTTTCCGGTAAGTAGGTTATGCGAGAGATTAAGATTTCGAAGTGCTCGCAACATCCCTATAGAATTTGGAATCTCTCCTTCAAAGTGATTATTAGACATATCAAATGTTGACATAGAAGTAATTATCTTCTTATAATCCAGTTGCTTCCCCTTTACTATCATCTTGATggagtacatatatatataataactagTTTCATCTTCTAAGTAACTTGGACTTCCTATAGTAGACTTGTCAATATCCATCATGGAACGAAATTTTTTGATGTACATGAATGGCAACTTACCACataaattattgtttgaaaGGTCGAGAATTTGTAGATTTGAAAAAGAATATGTTGCAGTCTTTGATAAATTGTTGGTTATATCACCATGAAATTTATTAAAGGGTAGGCTGAGAACCTCTAGATATGGAAGGCTACCTAACCAATAGGGGAATACATCTTCGAATTTGTTGTTCCTCAAATTTAGGAACTTCAGGTTTCTACATTTAGATAAAGACCTAGGTATAGCTCCTTCTAACTGATTGTCAGTGAAATCTACATATACTAAGGAATCACAAGTAGAAAATAATGCTGATGGAATGACGCCcttgaaattatttgattggaGTTCAATACAGATAATTGAGTACTAGTATTGCCCAAGCAATGAGGAACCTCTCCATTAAACTTGTTATATGATAAATCAAGGATTTCAAGATCAACTAAGTTGCAAATAGAAGAGTTTTTAAAATTCGTGACATTGTATCCTGGAATGCATGACAAATATGAAAGAATTTAGAGAAAGTTGTAGCTTCATATAATAATGTATAAATACATCATAGTAAAAGAATATTCTACCAagaaatttaatcttttttgaaaagaaaaaaaataaatttgaccaCATGACTTCTTAAAAAAGTTAGAAATTAGTTTAGAGTACATGTAATCACGTTAGAATAATTCCACTCAACTTTATGGAATAtcttgttttaaaaaataaaacgatAACTATAAACTTAGTGTACCTGTAATCACGTTAGGATAATTCCACTCAGTAAACTGTGTTGTGATGCTTCCAATGTTGGCATATTATATGTGagataattgatatatattttttttataatctttattaatgtatacaaaatacaaatatcaaaaatcaaagaaatacatTAAAGATAATTCGATAGAACTtgtttcatatatttttattggttacATTAATCaatgttataaaaaaaaaaaagcaaatatgaaaaaccttaataatacaagaaatatatttttattagtgaCAAGCgaattcaaaaaagaaaataataatttaacagttggaagtctcaatgtatgcaaTGGCAAACTATTTTGGAGGATGCAATTTAGATAGGCATTGCTAAACATTAGTGTACCTGTAATCTTTGGTGTGATTTTTCCAATCAAGTTATTGTTGGCAACCAACAAAAAACGAAGACTCGTTAGCTTTCCAATGTTGACAGGTAACTGACCCGTGAGTTGATTATGTGACAAATCTAGAAAACCTAGTAACTTACAACTCCCTAAACTCTCAGGGATTGGACCACTAAGCTTATTTGAAGAAACATCTAGGTATCCCAATAACCCATTCGTCCCCAACTTATGTGGAATATTTCCTGTAAATTTATTTCCCGAAAGTTGAAGTTCTAATAACTTAGATAAATCTCCAATAAACTCTGGTATGAAACCTTGTAAGTTGTTTTGACAAATACTTAAGTACGTCAAGTttataagaagagaaaaagaatttggtatctcaccatgtaattgattatttgataaatccaaataatccaaatttgtaaaaagagaaaaaaaatttggtatctcaccatgtaattgattatttgataaatccaaaccaatcaaatttgtaagaagagaaaaagaatttggtatctcaccatgtaaataattttttgataaatcCAAAACTTGAAGCTTTTGAAGTTTACTAAACTCGGGTGATATTGTACCAGAAAAGTAGTTAAAGCTAAGGGAAAGGCCCCGAAGCTCCGACATATTAGCAAATAAAGGGAGTGGGCCACTAAATTGGTTAAATTGTAGGTCAAGATAGTGGAGTTTTgtaaggagagaaagagaagtcgGGACATGCCCATAAAAATAGTTATCATGGAGAGATAGGTTTTGCAGGTTTGTAAGAAAACCGATTTGAGGAGAGAGAGTACCATTGAGTTCTAAGAAGGAGAAGTTTAGGGAAATGACAGCGGAAGAGTGAGAAGACAAAGAGCAAGTGACGAACGACCAATTGCAATGGTGAGTAGTGTTTTTCCAAGATGATAGACTTTTATGAGGATCATCTTTAATGGCAgatttgttgattcaattaggaacgggaacagcaacaagagggggggtgaattgttgttgttgcaagtttaagcgattgtgccctgtttttgcggaattattcaaaataaataaagcttaaactaagagcaaaataataagagagacgcacgattttacgtggaaaccttttgggcctaaacaaaaggaaaaaccacgaccacttgggatttctaacaacttcactatgtttaaggcaattagttacaattacaataaacaccttacttcactcgaagcgaaacaactaggccaactcttcactctctaattgctttactcaaagcaacaaacttagctttacaataagctaatcctctctagcttcactaaaagctatctaacttcccccttagactcacccgagtctaattacataaactctcaaaaacccttacaaaaaggatataaattctctaaaataaatcaaagagttgcatcaagaaaatattataaattaattggcaactttaagaacaaaatatttcttgtaaaatccaacaaaaatgtatgaaaaacacttaagcacaaaacattggattacttctcatcacttaaaaaccggaattaatttgcaatttatagaaaataatattcctaagaaaatggaataatccaatccatcatcccactatcaagagatcatgggagtaatgtggattaagcaaacacacggttatttccataagatttgattaagtcaaatcacacgtgtacataaacaataaccgctgttccctaaagtagcagtttcttcagtagtaattcctgttccccaaattaatggctggaacttcatgctatattttagaaaacggttaatcttagtgggaatgattgcttgctaatttttaggaataaaaaccggttagaaagatttgctaagactaattcaaagttagttaattctatttttaacaaatccaggatttactaaaaatagatcctaaaataaaggatcttaacaaataaatcgtgatttcattttctttaacaaaaacgatttgccaattaactttaataaatttttactgcaacaatttaatttaaaatacattaactaaaaataataattaaaatatgataatcagaattttcagtcaacgtagtcaaccttcagctcaggaacagtgtgctgtctccagacttcagtttagctagaacatccaacttgggaacagtagatctgctgtctccattttacatcccaagcgatatacttttcctaacatcaattgaaaccttttgacatgtacgtttccataagctaaggcataggtactatcaacgatcacaattaatcggatatcgacctgcgcacaatctctaaacacatatttgctaaagtgtagtcatcatcaaaactcaagaggtccaacaaattccccctttttgatgatgacaaacttttcaaacaaacttaaaaacaaaatagagtaaaccaatgttgaagagtatgttagagatcaaaacaactcttcttaactaagTATCATGAAACcagttactctagaaataatcaaaacaacaactttatattatttcagcataaaatcaaacaaaaaaaaaaaaaaatttaatccaccataatcatccataatcagagctaaaagaaattagcataaacaaacaattaaccaGAAATATCAGTATTCAGTATCTTAATCCTTAATGCAATGAGAAACCTAGTTTCAGTGTTAATGAGCAACAACTAACAGCTATCAACACAAACATCCGAAACCAAACATCAGAAacaaaccagcaccttaatccataagtccaacataatagatttaactagatctcaaacatgctcaagcattatttaagtttgtgccaaatattcccccttttgacatcattcaaaaagaagataagcaatcaaaccacagcactaaacatatagttatagtcaaagagagaataaggatgcacaaattaaaaagcaataacaatgaatgcaagcatgataagcaatgactgatcaaacctaacagttagtagcatatgtaagaaggtttaacaaagttaacaatgtttaagaagtgtaccccagctggtaccaaaagataaagaaattgtttggtgatAGAGATAGTAACAAggaaacataaaagatattaaaggagaactaggaagcaggagcatcttcatcaatatatactgtttccacctccactgtatccaatttagcaccgagacgagcctccatttgagtcatctggtcagctaatgaggctagggaaacacgaatctcatcttgaaatttgaagaagcgatcctgcaaatcatcaagcttaaggagaatggagtataagggggcagtaggaacggttgcttgatcaaagctttgtctgtgaaatgatggtggtggtgatcttggtgttggtgatggtggtggtgttgggaaatgatgggatggtggagtggttggctttggtgagggaaaactattgggttcagccctagagtcatcatcaagagcaacttcaggtcccatccccttgtcttcttcctccttatcagaaggaacaacctcc from Amaranthus tricolor cultivar Red isolate AtriRed21 chromosome 3, ASM2621246v1, whole genome shotgun sequence includes:
- the LOC130807716 gene encoding receptor-like protein 33 gives rise to the protein MYIKKFRSMMDIDKSTIGSPSYLEDETSYYIYMYSIKMIVKGKQLDYKKIITSMSTFDMSNNHFEGEIPNSIGMLRALRNLNLSHNLLTGNIPPSIGNLSLLDGLDLSSNRLIGEIPQELVSLTFLEVFNVSYNQLEGPIPRGNNFDTFSSDSYEGNLELCGAPLLECKNNTVVQSLNNDNVEEKTELSMWEVVVIGFGSGTIVGLAWGYYILSVGKPIWLFKLLNKMEWALLDFHDHHFSRIRYNITNFKNSSICNLVYLEILDLSYNKFNGEVPHCLGNTSTQLAVLNLQSNNFKGTIPSTFSTCDLLQYVDFTDNQLEGAIPRSLSKCRNLTVLNLRNNKFKDVFPYWLGSLPSLEVLSLSFNKFHGDITKNLSIIATFPFSNLHILDISNNNFCGKLPFMYMKQFRSMMDDMSTIGSPRYLEYSRDGVYMFSIKMTVKGVELDYKKIITSMSTFDMSNNHFEGEIPNSIGMLRALRNLNLSHNLLTGNIPSSIGNLSLLDGLDLSSNRLIGEIPQELVSLTFLGFFNVSHNQLEGPIPRGNNFDTFSSNLYEGNLELCGAPLLECKNNTVLQSLNNDNVEEKTELSMWDVVVIGFGSGTIVGLAWGYYILLVGKPLWLFKLLNKMEWALLHFHDHHFSRRSRV
- the LOC130808042 gene encoding LRR receptor-like serine/threonine-protein kinase RGI2 codes for the protein MSELRGLSLSFNYFSGTISPEFSKLQKLQVLDLSKNYLHGEIPNSFSLLTNLIGLDLSNNQLHGEIPNFFSLFTNLDYLDLSNNQLHGEIPNSFSLLINLTYLSICQNNLQGFIPEFIGDLSKLLELQLSGNKFTGNIPHKLGTNGLLGYLDVSSNKLSGPIPESLGSCKLLGFLDLSHNQLTGQLPVNIGKLTSLRFLLVANNNLIGKITPKITGYNVTNFKNSSICNLVDLEILDLSYNKFNGEVPHCLGNTSTQLSVLNSNQIISRASFHQHYFLLVIP